One window from the genome of Lysobacter helvus encodes:
- a CDS encoding tetratricopeptide repeat protein, translating to MRDLAASIRNSIAELRRRRVFRVAAVYLVVGWILVQVADATFQPLGFPGWAPRLLIVLLALGFVLACALAWIYDVQPGGIERTPPRDAASPVTALPDAAPARRASDADPIVAPPPDASVAILPFSDLSEARDQDYFCDGLAEEILNALAKVRGLHVASRTASFRFRDGTVSPSDIGRQLQVAAIMEGSVRKAGDRVRVTAQLVDASNGYHLWSENFDRNIADIFAIQEEIARNVVAAVRPALKTPLAFDLQKHAPHDMRAYEFYLRGRQQGARMTEIWMKQAPEMFRRAIVIDPDYAQAHAGLADSLCELMLWRMVNRDGGALDEAQAAAHRALELDPDLAEAHVARGHALMIAGDRDGATEAFEHALKLDPELYVAHYYYARHCYTQGHYARAVDLFVAAHRVQPDEFQALALAVNAADAAGDETRKVKLAIEGLACASHQARIDPENARAHYMTAGLMQHLGVGDRGQEEMDYALRIRPDDFDVLYNAACFYALGGDADRALDVLERAIMRGEGSLEWIEHDSDFRSLHDDPRFERIKATLRAKG from the coding sequence ATGCGCGACCTCGCCGCCAGCATCCGCAACTCGATCGCCGAGCTCCGCCGGCGCCGCGTGTTCCGCGTGGCCGCCGTGTACCTGGTGGTGGGCTGGATCCTCGTGCAGGTCGCCGATGCGACGTTCCAGCCGCTGGGCTTCCCTGGCTGGGCGCCGCGCCTGCTGATCGTGCTGCTGGCGCTGGGCTTCGTGCTGGCGTGCGCGCTGGCGTGGATCTACGACGTGCAGCCCGGCGGGATCGAACGCACGCCGCCGCGCGATGCGGCGTCGCCGGTCACGGCCTTGCCGGACGCCGCCCCCGCGCGCCGCGCCTCCGACGCCGACCCCATCGTTGCGCCGCCGCCCGATGCCTCCGTCGCCATCCTGCCTTTCAGCGACCTCAGCGAAGCGCGCGACCAGGATTACTTCTGCGATGGCCTGGCCGAGGAAATCCTCAACGCGCTTGCGAAAGTGCGCGGCCTGCATGTCGCCTCGCGCACCGCGTCGTTCCGATTCCGCGACGGCACCGTCTCGCCGTCCGACATCGGCCGCCAGTTGCAGGTGGCCGCGATCATGGAAGGCAGCGTGCGCAAGGCCGGCGATCGCGTGCGCGTGACGGCGCAATTGGTCGACGCGTCCAACGGCTACCACCTGTGGTCGGAGAACTTCGACCGCAACATCGCCGACATCTTCGCCATCCAGGAGGAAATCGCGCGCAACGTGGTCGCTGCCGTGCGGCCTGCGCTGAAGACGCCACTCGCATTCGACCTGCAGAAGCACGCACCCCACGACATGCGCGCGTACGAGTTCTACCTGCGCGGCCGCCAGCAGGGCGCGCGCATGACCGAGATCTGGATGAAGCAGGCGCCGGAGATGTTCCGTCGCGCGATCGTCATCGATCCCGACTACGCGCAGGCGCACGCGGGCCTGGCCGATTCGTTGTGCGAACTGATGCTGTGGCGCATGGTGAACCGCGACGGCGGCGCGCTCGATGAAGCCCAGGCGGCCGCGCACCGCGCGCTGGAACTGGATCCCGACCTCGCCGAAGCGCACGTCGCGCGCGGCCACGCGCTGATGATCGCCGGCGACCGCGACGGCGCCACCGAAGCGTTCGAACACGCACTCAAGCTCGACCCCGAACTCTACGTCGCGCACTACTACTACGCGCGCCACTGCTACACGCAGGGCCACTACGCGCGCGCGGTGGACCTGTTCGTCGCCGCGCACCGCGTGCAGCCCGACGAATTCCAGGCGCTCGCGCTGGCCGTCAACGCCGCCGATGCCGCGGGCGACGAGACGCGCAAGGTGAAGCTCGCGATCGAAGGTCTCGCGTGCGCCAGCCACCAGGCGCGCATCGATCCCGAGAACGCCCGCGCGCACTACATGACCGCGGGATTGATGCAGCACCTCGGCGTCGGCGATCGCGGCCAGGAAGAAATGGATTACGCGCTGCGCATCCGCCCCGACGACTTCGACGTGCTCTACAACGCCGCCTGCTTCTACGCGCTCGGCGGCGACGCGGACCGCGCGCTCGACGTGCTGGAGCGCGCGATCATGCGCGGCGAAGGCTCGCTGGAATGGATCGAGCACGATTCGGACTTCCGCTCGTTGCACGACGACCCGCGGTTCGAGCGGATCAAGGCGACGCTGCGGGCGAAGGGGTGA
- the ftsH gene encoding ATP-dependent zinc metalloprotease FtsH: MNDLAKNLMLWVVVAVVLMVVFQSFSPKMGEGKEVVYSQFQQDVVNDRIKKVEFGADERTITFERKDNSAQGTTIAPARDEHLIDDLLKHNVEIKQVPQSSSPSLWQILINFLPILLIIGFWLFVMRQMQQGGGKGAMSFGRSRAKLLNEDQTKATFADVAGCDEAKEEVSELVEFLRDPGKFQKLGGKIPRGVLMVGPPGTGKTLLARAIAGEAKVPFFSISGSDFVEMFVGVGASRVRDMFEQAKKHAPCIIFIDEIDAVGRHRGAGLGGGHDEREQTLNQLLVEMDGFEGGEGVIVIAATNRPDVLDPALLRPGRFDRQVTVGLPDVKGREQILRVHMRRVPLADDVVAMTIARGTPGFSGADLANLVNEAALFAARENAKDVRMEHFDRARDKILMGTERRSMAMSEQEKTLTAYHEAGHAIVGRLVPEHDPVYKVTIIPRGRALGVTMYLPEGDKYSYNRTAIESMLCSLYGGRVAEELIFGNDKVTTGASNDIERATKMARNMATKWGLSDELGPIAYGEEEDEVFLGRSVTQHKNVSDDTARKIDEVVHGILDKAYNRTKAILTANLDKLHVMAKTLLEYETIDVPQIDAIMEGREPPPPMGWAKNGKGEARPLPPIGGPAAQT; this comes from the coding sequence ATGAACGACTTGGCCAAGAATCTGATGTTGTGGGTGGTGGTCGCCGTCGTGCTGATGGTGGTCTTCCAGAGCTTCAGCCCGAAGATGGGCGAGGGGAAGGAAGTCGTGTATTCGCAGTTCCAGCAGGACGTCGTCAACGACCGCATCAAGAAGGTCGAATTCGGCGCCGACGAACGCACGATCACCTTCGAGCGCAAGGACAACAGCGCGCAGGGCACCACCATCGCCCCGGCCCGCGACGAACACCTGATCGACGACCTGCTCAAGCACAACGTCGAGATCAAGCAGGTTCCGCAGTCCAGCAGCCCGTCGCTCTGGCAGATCCTCATCAACTTCCTGCCGATCCTGCTGATCATCGGGTTCTGGCTGTTCGTCATGCGGCAGATGCAGCAGGGCGGCGGCAAGGGCGCGATGTCCTTCGGCCGTTCGCGCGCCAAGCTGCTCAACGAAGACCAGACCAAGGCCACCTTCGCGGACGTCGCCGGTTGCGACGAGGCGAAGGAAGAAGTCAGCGAACTCGTCGAGTTCCTGCGCGACCCCGGCAAGTTCCAGAAGCTGGGCGGCAAGATCCCGCGCGGCGTGCTGATGGTGGGCCCGCCCGGCACCGGCAAGACGCTGCTCGCGCGTGCGATCGCCGGCGAAGCCAAGGTGCCATTCTTCTCGATCTCCGGTTCCGACTTCGTCGAGATGTTCGTCGGCGTCGGCGCCAGCCGCGTGCGCGACATGTTCGAGCAGGCGAAGAAGCACGCGCCGTGCATCATCTTCATCGACGAAATCGATGCCGTCGGCCGCCATCGCGGCGCCGGCCTCGGTGGCGGGCACGACGAGCGCGAGCAGACCCTCAACCAGCTGCTGGTCGAGATGGACGGTTTCGAAGGCGGCGAAGGCGTGATCGTGATCGCCGCGACCAACCGCCCCGACGTGCTCGATCCCGCGCTGCTGCGCCCGGGCCGCTTCGACCGCCAGGTCACCGTGGGCCTGCCGGACGTGAAGGGCCGCGAACAGATCCTGCGCGTGCACATGCGCCGCGTGCCGCTGGCCGACGACGTCGTGGCGATGACCATCGCGCGCGGCACGCCGGGCTTCAGCGGCGCCGACCTCGCCAACCTCGTCAACGAGGCGGCGCTGTTCGCCGCGCGCGAGAACGCCAAGGACGTGCGCATGGAGCACTTCGACCGCGCGCGCGACAAGATCCTGATGGGCACCGAGCGTCGCTCGATGGCCATGAGCGAACAGGAAAAGACGCTCACCGCGTACCACGAAGCCGGCCACGCGATCGTCGGCCGCCTGGTGCCGGAGCACGACCCCGTCTACAAGGTCACGATCATCCCGCGCGGCCGCGCGCTGGGCGTCACGATGTACCTGCCGGAAGGCGACAAGTACTCGTACAACCGCACCGCGATCGAATCGATGCTGTGCTCGCTGTACGGCGGCCGCGTCGCCGAGGAACTCATCTTTGGCAACGACAAGGTCACCACGGGCGCGTCCAACGACATCGAGCGCGCGACCAAGATGGCGCGCAACATGGCCACCAAGTGGGGCCTGTCGGACGAACTTGGTCCCATCGCGTACGGCGAGGAAGAAGACGAAGTGTTCCTGGGTCGCTCGGTCACGCAGCACAAGAACGTCTCCGACGACACCGCGCGCAAGATCGACGAAGTCGTGCACGGCATCCTCGACAAGGCCTACAACCGCACCAAGGCGATCCTCACGGCCAACCTCGACAAGCTGCACGTGATGGCGAAGACGCTGCTGGAGTACGAGACCATCGACGTCCCGCAGATCGACGCGATCATGGAAGGCCGCGAACCGCCGCCGCCGATGGGCTGGGCGAAGAACGGCAAGGGCGAAGCACGCCCGCTGCCCCCGATCGGCGGACCCGCCGCGCAGACCTGA
- the rlmE gene encoding 23S rRNA (uridine(2552)-2'-O)-methyltransferase RlmE, whose product MATRSKSSQRWLKEHFSDPFVKKAQAEGLRSRAAYKLEELVDRDKLLKPGMVVVDLGAAPGGWSQWVRAELDRMAKGQDAAGRVIALDILEMPTLAGVEFLHGDFRDDDVLSALEFALGGKPVDLVLSDMAPNKSGVDAVDQPRAMHLAELAMEFADRHLKPGGTFLIKLFQGVGFDDYVRSLRQRYARVAIRKPAASRKRSPEVYALAQGRLS is encoded by the coding sequence ATGGCCACCCGCAGCAAGTCCAGCCAGCGTTGGTTGAAGGAACACTTCTCCGATCCCTTCGTGAAGAAGGCACAGGCCGAGGGCCTGCGCTCGCGCGCCGCGTACAAGCTGGAGGAGCTGGTCGACCGCGACAAGCTGCTCAAGCCGGGCATGGTGGTGGTGGACCTGGGCGCCGCCCCGGGCGGCTGGTCCCAGTGGGTCCGGGCCGAGCTGGACCGCATGGCGAAGGGCCAGGATGCGGCGGGCCGCGTGATCGCGCTCGACATCCTGGAGATGCCCACCCTGGCCGGGGTGGAGTTCCTTCATGGCGATTTCAGGGACGATGACGTGTTATCGGCGCTGGAATTCGCGCTGGGCGGGAAGCCCGTGGACCTTGTTCTGTCCGACATGGCCCCCAACAAGAGTGGTGTGGACGCGGTGGACCAGCCGCGTGCGATGCACCTTGCAGAACTGGCGATGGAGTTCGCCGACCGCCATCTGAAGCCCGGCGGTACGTTCCTGATCAAGCTGTTCCAGGGCGTGGGTTTCGACGATTACGTGCGGTCGCTCCGGCAGCGGTATGCCAGGGTGGCCATCCGCAAGCCCGCGGCGTCGCGCAAGCGTTCGCCCGAGGTTTACGCCCTCGCGCAGGGCAGACTTTCGTGA
- the yhbY gene encoding ribosome assembly RNA-binding protein YhbY, with amino-acid sequence MSPAVSLTSAQTRFLRGQAHDLSAILQVGGKGITDSLISEVDNALEHHELIKIKIAAEDREARDAMIATLAERSGAALVQRIGHTAVLYRPSKDHRHIVLPRG; translated from the coding sequence ATGTCGCCCGCAGTTTCATTGACCAGTGCGCAGACGCGCTTCCTCCGGGGCCAGGCCCACGACCTGAGCGCCATCCTCCAGGTGGGGGGCAAGGGGATCACCGATTCCCTCATCTCCGAGGTCGACAACGCCCTGGAGCACCACGAACTCATCAAGATCAAGATCGCCGCCGAGGACCGCGAGGCCCGCGACGCGATGATCGCCACGCTCGCCGAGCGCTCCGGCGCGGCGCTGGTGCAGCGGATCGGCCACACCGCCGTGCTGTACCGCCCCAGCAAGGACCACCGGCACATCGTGCTGCCGCGCGGCTGA
- a CDS encoding MTH938/NDUFAF3 family protein: MQLNLERPDYTWFLRGADGAHALVNDRTFDRGFAMSPDSMIEDWPVTDASALAPDDLLPLLALEPELIVLGTGPTQRFPPAAVMHACLSRGIGLETMDNAAAARTYSVLAGEGRRVVVAFVFPRA; this comes from the coding sequence ATGCAGCTGAACCTCGAACGCCCCGACTACACCTGGTTCCTGCGCGGCGCCGACGGGGCGCACGCCCTCGTCAACGACCGAACCTTCGACCGCGGCTTCGCGATGTCGCCGGATTCGATGATCGAAGACTGGCCGGTCACCGACGCCTCGGCGCTGGCGCCCGACGACCTCCTGCCGCTGCTCGCGCTCGAACCCGAACTGATCGTCCTCGGCACCGGCCCGACGCAGCGCTTCCCGCCCGCGGCCGTCATGCACGCCTGCCTGTCGCGCGGCATCGGCCTGGAAACGATGGACAACGCGGCGGCGGCGCGCACGTACAGCGTGCTCGCGGGTGAAGGACGCCGCGTGGTGGTGGCGTTCGTGTTTCCGCGCGCCTGA
- a CDS encoding peptidoglycan DD-metalloendopeptidase family protein, which translates to MRLRARLVLQAACVAVLAACGSSHVVRRAPTSSPPPRVAVAKPGEVAVVNRGDTLYGIAFRNGIDVRDLARWNGIGPPYTIHPGQQLRLYPGSRPSSRPATATAGTASRPPATSTQTPRPAPPPRPVAPPPPAVSPITWTWPASGGVLSSYVAGEPTKQGIDIAGDNGAPVRAAGDGVVVYSGAGLVGYGELIIVKHNDAWLSAYGHNRRRLVNEGQLVQAGQQIAEMGHSGAARDMLHFEIRYNGKPVDPLVYLPKR; encoded by the coding sequence ATGCGCCTGCGCGCCCGCCTCGTGTTGCAGGCCGCGTGCGTGGCGGTGCTGGCCGCGTGCGGCAGCAGCCATGTCGTGCGGCGCGCGCCGACGTCGTCGCCGCCGCCGCGCGTGGCCGTGGCGAAGCCCGGGGAAGTCGCGGTGGTGAATCGCGGCGACACGCTGTACGGCATCGCATTCCGCAACGGCATCGACGTGCGCGACCTCGCCCGGTGGAACGGCATCGGTCCGCCGTACACGATCCATCCGGGGCAGCAGTTGCGCTTGTATCCGGGGTCGCGGCCTTCGTCGCGGCCGGCGACTGCGACGGCGGGTACCGCGTCGCGTCCGCCTGCGACATCGACGCAAACCCCGCGTCCCGCACCGCCGCCGCGTCCGGTCGCGCCGCCGCCACCGGCGGTGAGCCCGATCACGTGGACGTGGCCCGCGAGCGGCGGCGTGCTGTCCTCGTACGTGGCCGGCGAACCGACGAAGCAGGGCATCGACATCGCCGGCGACAACGGCGCGCCGGTGCGCGCGGCGGGCGATGGCGTGGTCGTGTATTCCGGCGCGGGCCTGGTCGGTTACGGCGAGCTGATCATCGTCAAGCACAACGACGCGTGGCTGTCCGCGTACGGCCACAACCGCCGCCGCCTGGTCAACGAAGGCCAGCTGGTGCAGGCGGGGCAGCAGATCGCCGAGATGGGCCACAGCGGCGCCGCGCGCGACATGCTGCACTTCGAGATCCGCTACAACGGCAAGCCGGTGGATCCGCTGGTCTATCTGCCGAAGCGCTGA
- a CDS encoding YqaA family protein: protein MKLFGPLYDRTIGWAKHPRAPLYLVILSFFEAIIFPVMPEVMLVPMSVAKPRRAFWFATISLAGSMVGALVGYFLGHYAFEALKPMFAALGMLHGIESGIAIVQAKMAQSPWAVFTFLVLGGFMPIPMKIFTWASGIVGVPMLPYMASMLIGRGKRVFLLALLIRLGGERAEQTLRKYIEPVGWVAMVLLVGLVGWLVVRANGA from the coding sequence ATGAAACTGTTCGGACCGCTCTACGACCGCACGATCGGCTGGGCCAAGCACCCGCGCGCGCCGCTGTACCTGGTGATCCTGAGTTTCTTCGAAGCGATCATCTTCCCGGTGATGCCCGAAGTGATGCTGGTGCCGATGAGCGTGGCGAAGCCGCGCCGCGCGTTCTGGTTCGCCACGATCAGCCTCGCCGGCTCGATGGTGGGCGCGCTGGTCGGGTATTTCCTCGGGCATTACGCGTTCGAAGCGCTCAAGCCGATGTTCGCGGCGCTCGGGATGCTGCACGGCATCGAGTCGGGCATCGCGATCGTGCAGGCGAAGATGGCGCAGTCGCCGTGGGCGGTGTTCACGTTCCTCGTGCTCGGCGGCTTCATGCCGATCCCGATGAAGATCTTCACCTGGGCGTCGGGCATCGTCGGCGTGCCGATGCTGCCGTACATGGCCAGCATGCTGATCGGGCGCGGCAAGCGCGTGTTCCTGCTGGCGCTGTTGATCCGCCTCGGCGGCGAGCGCGCGGAGCAGACGCTGCGCAAGTACATCGAACCGGTGGGTTGGGTGGCGATGGTATTGCTGGTCGGCCTGGTCGGCTGGCTCGTCGTGCGGGCGAACGGCGCGTGA
- a CDS encoding protein-L-isoaspartate(D-aspartate) O-methyltransferase, with protein MTARIHLQPEAIGMGMTSQRVRDRLIERLRGNGISDERVLNALRAVPRHLFVDEALATRAYEDTALPIGHGQTISQPWVVAKMTQTLLDAPTQPRRVLEIGTGSGYQAAILAALGLEVFTVERIGELLRVARKRFRTLGFNIRTKHDDGRIGWPELAPFDAIIVTAAAPALVDALTEQLAPGGTLVAPVGASSGQSLVRLRKDADGTIDETQLVPVVFVPLLPGMVD; from the coding sequence ATGACGGCGCGCATCCACTTGCAGCCCGAAGCGATCGGCATGGGCATGACCTCGCAGCGCGTGCGCGATCGCCTGATCGAACGCCTGCGCGGCAACGGCATCAGCGACGAGCGCGTGCTGAATGCGCTGCGCGCGGTGCCGCGGCATCTGTTCGTCGATGAAGCGCTCGCCACGCGTGCGTACGAAGACACCGCGCTGCCGATCGGCCACGGCCAGACGATTTCGCAACCGTGGGTCGTGGCGAAGATGACGCAGACGTTGCTCGACGCACCGACGCAGCCCAGGCGCGTGCTCGAGATCGGCACCGGCTCCGGCTACCAGGCCGCGATCCTCGCCGCGCTGGGGCTGGAAGTGTTCACGGTGGAACGCATCGGCGAACTGCTGCGCGTCGCGCGCAAGCGCTTCCGCACGCTCGGCTTCAACATCCGCACCAAGCACGACGACGGCCGCATCGGCTGGCCGGAACTCGCACCGTTCGACGCGATCATCGTCACCGCCGCGGCACCGGCGCTCGTGGATGCGCTGACCGAACAACTCGCGCCGGGCGGCACGCTCGTCGCACCGGTGGGCGCGAGCAGCGGGCAATCGCTGGTGCGCCTGCGCAAGGATGCCGACGGCACGATCGACGAGACGCAACTGGTGCCCGTCGTGTTCGTGCCGCTGCTGCCAGGGATGGTGGATTGA
- the surE gene encoding 5'/3'-nucleotidase SurE: protein MRVLVSNDDGVDAPGIRILAEGLREAGHEVIVVAPDRDRSGASNSLTLDGPVRVVELEPGRFKVYGTPTDCVHVAITGMLEAEPDIVVSGINTTANLGDDVIYSGTVAAAMEGRFLGLPAVAVSLATPDHVGRHYETAARAAVEITARLKTDPLPADTILNVNVPDLAWADIAGFEVTRLGHRHRAEPCVPQLDPRGRNWWWIGAAGPEQDAGPGTDFHAVRTGHISITPIHVDLTRYQALEQVASWVGGLASSLGTKA, encoded by the coding sequence TTGCGCGTACTGGTCAGCAACGACGACGGCGTCGACGCCCCCGGCATCCGGATCCTCGCCGAGGGGCTGCGGGAAGCGGGGCATGAAGTGATCGTGGTCGCCCCCGACCGCGACCGCAGCGGCGCGAGCAATTCGCTCACCCTCGATGGCCCCGTGCGCGTGGTGGAACTGGAACCCGGCCGCTTCAAGGTGTACGGCACGCCCACCGACTGCGTGCACGTGGCGATCACCGGCATGCTGGAGGCCGAGCCCGACATCGTCGTGTCCGGCATCAACACCACCGCCAACCTCGGCGACGACGTCATCTATTCCGGCACCGTGGCCGCCGCGATGGAAGGCCGCTTCCTCGGCCTGCCCGCGGTCGCGGTGTCGCTGGCCACGCCGGACCACGTGGGCCGCCATTACGAAACCGCGGCGCGCGCGGCGGTGGAAATCACCGCGCGGCTGAAGACCGACCCGCTGCCGGCCGACACCATCCTCAACGTCAACGTGCCCGATCTTGCGTGGGCCGACATCGCCGGTTTCGAAGTCACGCGCCTGGGCCATCGCCATCGCGCCGAACCGTGCGTGCCGCAGCTGGATCCGCGCGGCCGCAACTGGTGGTGGATCGGCGCGGCCGGCCCGGAACAGGACGCCGGCCCCGGCACCGACTTCCACGCCGTGCGCACCGGGCACATTTCGATCACGCCGATCCACGTCGACCTCACGCGCTACCAGGCGCTGGAACAGGTCGCCAGCTGGGTCGGTGGGCTCGCTTCCTCGCTGGGGACGAAGGCATGA
- a CDS encoding Smr/MutS family protein, with amino-acid sequence MARSKPPRDDAPPEPPVDDAALFRDAIGFVRPLPEQPPPPERPRPRPVPRMAQRDEADAASEFRRALTADALEAGDALSYRRDNVPPRMLQRLRRGEFAAQDEIDLHWADMRQAEAMLREFLAHARAQGHGCVRIIHGKGLHGDSSAPVLKNLVDRVLRHRADVLAFHSAPANQGGTGAVLVLLAAKR; translated from the coding sequence ATGGCCAGGTCCAAGCCTCCGCGTGACGATGCACCGCCCGAACCACCGGTGGACGACGCCGCGTTGTTCCGCGATGCGATCGGCTTCGTGCGCCCGTTGCCCGAGCAACCGCCGCCGCCCGAACGCCCGCGCCCCCGCCCCGTGCCGCGCATGGCGCAACGGGACGAGGCGGACGCGGCGAGCGAGTTCCGCCGCGCACTGACGGCCGATGCGCTGGAAGCGGGCGATGCGCTCTCCTACCGGCGCGACAACGTGCCGCCGCGGATGTTGCAGCGGCTGCGGCGCGGCGAGTTCGCCGCACAGGACGAGATCGACCTGCACTGGGCCGACATGCGCCAGGCCGAAGCGATGCTGCGCGAATTCCTGGCGCACGCGCGGGCGCAGGGCCATGGCTGCGTGCGCATCATCCACGGCAAGGGCCTGCACGGCGACAGCAGCGCGCCGGTGCTGAAGAACCTCGTCGATCGCGTGCTGCGCCACCGCGCGGACGTGCTGGCGTTCCATTCGGCGCCGGCCAACCAGGGCGGGACGGGCGCGGTGCTGGTGTTGCTGGCGGCGAAACGCTAG
- the truD gene encoding tRNA pseudouridine(13) synthase TruD, translated as MRAHGPAVLSARLRATPEDFRVDELDAFEASGQGEHLLLTIDKRGMNTAFAAKRLAQWAGIPEMGVSYAGMKDRHAVTRQRFTVHLPKKVAPDLALLESDDMHVVDAHWHARKLPRGALAGNAFVLVLRDVVGERDAIDARLQAIAARGVPNAFGVQRFGRTGDNVAQALAMFGGRRVKRDQRSVLLSAARSALFNRVLDARVAAGTWDQAIDGDVWMLDGSRSVFGPEPLDAALAERLRTFDIHPTGPLWGRGELRTTGAAQALELQALDDATSLALRTGLESEGMKQERRALRLLPAKLQWEWQADDVLQLAFELPPGSYATTVLAEIGDFGAID; from the coding sequence ATGCGTGCGCACGGCCCCGCCGTGTTGTCTGCGCGCCTGCGCGCGACGCCGGAGGATTTCCGCGTCGACGAGCTCGACGCGTTCGAGGCGAGCGGGCAGGGCGAGCACCTGCTGCTGACGATCGACAAGCGCGGGATGAACACCGCGTTCGCCGCGAAGCGCCTCGCGCAATGGGCGGGCATTCCCGAGATGGGCGTGAGCTACGCGGGCATGAAGGATCGCCACGCGGTGACGCGGCAGCGCTTCACCGTGCACTTGCCGAAGAAGGTCGCGCCCGACCTGGCCTTGCTGGAGTCGGACGACATGCACGTCGTCGACGCGCACTGGCATGCGCGCAAGTTGCCGCGCGGTGCGCTGGCGGGGAACGCGTTCGTGCTGGTGTTGCGCGATGTCGTGGGCGAGCGCGATGCGATCGATGCGCGCCTGCAGGCGATCGCGGCGCGCGGCGTGCCGAATGCGTTCGGCGTGCAGCGCTTCGGTCGCACCGGCGACAACGTGGCGCAGGCGCTGGCGATGTTCGGCGGGCGGCGCGTGAAGCGCGACCAGCGTTCGGTGCTGCTGTCCGCGGCGCGCTCGGCATTGTTCAACCGCGTGCTCGATGCGCGCGTTGCGGCCGGGACGTGGGACCAGGCGATCGATGGCGACGTGTGGATGCTCGATGGATCGCGCAGCGTGTTCGGGCCCGAACCCTTGGACGCGGCGTTGGCGGAACGCCTGCGCACGTTCGACATCCATCCGACCGGCCCGCTGTGGGGCCGCGGCGAATTGCGCACGACGGGCGCGGCGCAGGCGCTGGAGTTGCAGGCGCTGGACGACGCGACCTCGCTGGCGTTGCGCACCGGCCTGGAGTCGGAAGGCATGAAGCAGGAACGCCGAGCGCTGCGCTTGCTGCCGGCGAAGCTGCAGTGGGAATGGCAAGCGGACGACGTGTTGCAGCTCGCGTTCGAACTGCCGCCGGGCAGTTACGCGACGACGGTGCTGGCGGAAATCGGCGATTTCGGCGCGATCGACTAG
- the ispF gene encoding 2-C-methyl-D-erythritol 2,4-cyclodiphosphate synthase — translation MNMRIGQGFDVHAFGPGDFVMLGGVRIPHDRGVVAHSDGDVVLHALCDALLGALALGDIGRHFPPSDPRWAGADSRMFVRHCNAMLAEHGWALGNADITVICERPRIGPHAGAMRGLIAADLGVAVDAISVKATTTEQLGFTGRGEGIAAQAVCLLIPK, via the coding sequence ATGAACATGCGCATCGGCCAGGGGTTCGACGTGCATGCCTTCGGGCCCGGCGACTTCGTGATGCTGGGCGGCGTGCGCATCCCGCACGATCGCGGCGTGGTCGCGCATTCCGACGGCGACGTGGTGCTGCACGCCCTGTGCGATGCGTTGCTCGGCGCGCTCGCGCTGGGCGACATCGGCCGGCACTTCCCGCCGAGCGATCCGCGCTGGGCCGGCGCCGACAGCCGCATGTTCGTGCGCCATTGCAACGCGATGCTCGCCGAACACGGCTGGGCACTCGGCAACGCCGACATCACCGTGATCTGCGAACGCCCGCGCATCGGGCCGCACGCGGGTGCGATGCGCGGCCTGATCGCCGCCGACCTCGGCGTGGCCGTGGATGCGATCTCGGTCAAGGCGACCACCACCGAACAACTGGGCTTCACCGGCCGCGGCGAAGGCATCGCCGCGCAGGCCGTGTGCCTGCTTATCCCGAAGTGA